From Pseudoalteromonas rubra, one genomic window encodes:
- a CDS encoding PAS domain-containing hybrid sensor histidine kinase/response regulator, giving the protein MAKLPDVNILDGTPQLDGEPAQFPPSMSETELLQFLKLSMEYATDEILWISSDSEILYLNNAASKKLGYAKGELIGSHIWACIPSFTPKSWAEFWLRVQSNKHIDFETQHQHKTGARFPVRVRGHLAEHGAKQSLLAFVSVLEDRIHTLGGASMQIETLLEQERQKFAEFVDLAPIGIAINYLEDGRFDYINAEFSRFTGYSVDELNQMDYWQLTPKKYAVQEAKQLADMAETGRYGPYQKEYIHKLGHTYPVLLSGILITDVTGQDFIWSVVQDISKQKEVEEQIRAAKEKADVSAFRMQLANDSAGIGVWEWDLLTNALVWDDWMYKLYGISEETFSGAYEAWESSVHPDDITSAKTLLESAIAETGYYDTEFRVVHPDGRIRTMKATAEVIRNEQNQAVKVIGVNYDITEKVTAMKTMIKAKQEAENAAKAKSDFLANMSHEIRTPMNAILGGLQLLHQARLEPDLKVILDNAAFSAQSLLTIINDILDYSKIESNQLTLEQVPFSLIDVLDSVKYDLDSIVSKKGIELIVTIEPSFTDGWLGDLVRVKQILLNLISNAVKFTDQGCVKVVVSCTEQNNQQALCIDVIDSGIGMSLEAQQRIFERFSQADSSTTRKYGGTGLGMSITLSLVKLMNGSLDLISKVGEGTQIKVVLPLTKTALKSSDQKSESLSPPDLMGKHILVAEDNKINQMLIKAILKSTQATLTIVENGTQAVDAVLHTRFDLILMDIHMPEMDGNEAQRQISKSHADIPVIALTANVMTEDVKGYLAQGFVAHVGKPIDINNLYQVLARFSTSSEP; this is encoded by the coding sequence ATGGCTAAATTACCGGATGTAAATATTTTGGACGGAACACCACAATTAGATGGTGAACCCGCGCAGTTTCCGCCCAGTATGAGTGAAACTGAGTTGCTTCAATTTCTGAAGTTGTCAATGGAGTATGCGACCGATGAAATCTTATGGATCAGCTCTGACTCTGAAATCCTGTATCTCAACAATGCTGCAAGTAAAAAACTGGGTTATGCAAAAGGTGAACTGATTGGATCGCACATTTGGGCGTGTATCCCCAGTTTCACGCCAAAAAGCTGGGCTGAGTTTTGGTTGAGGGTCCAGAGTAACAAGCACATCGATTTCGAAACTCAACATCAGCATAAAACAGGCGCGCGTTTTCCTGTCAGGGTCCGTGGACATTTGGCTGAACACGGCGCGAAGCAGTCTTTGCTGGCATTTGTCTCTGTTCTTGAAGACCGTATACATACATTGGGCGGGGCCAGTATGCAGATTGAAACTTTGCTCGAACAAGAAAGGCAGAAGTTTGCAGAGTTTGTGGATCTTGCACCGATTGGTATCGCAATTAATTATCTGGAAGATGGTCGATTCGATTATATCAACGCAGAATTTAGTCGTTTTACGGGGTACAGTGTTGATGAACTAAATCAGATGGATTACTGGCAACTTACGCCAAAAAAATATGCTGTTCAAGAAGCTAAGCAACTTGCTGACATGGCAGAAACAGGGCGTTATGGGCCATATCAGAAAGAGTATATTCATAAGCTAGGGCACACCTACCCTGTATTGTTATCAGGCATTCTGATAACCGATGTCACTGGACAGGATTTTATCTGGTCCGTCGTTCAGGACATTTCAAAACAAAAAGAAGTCGAAGAACAAATCCGTGCAGCTAAGGAAAAGGCAGATGTCAGTGCATTTAGAATGCAATTAGCGAATGATTCTGCCGGGATAGGTGTATGGGAATGGGATTTGCTGACCAATGCTCTGGTATGGGATGACTGGATGTACAAGTTGTATGGTATCTCGGAAGAGACATTCTCAGGCGCTTATGAAGCCTGGGAGAGCAGTGTACATCCTGACGATATTACCTCAGCTAAAACATTGCTTGAATCGGCAATCGCAGAAACAGGTTACTACGATACTGAGTTTAGAGTGGTCCACCCCGATGGGCGGATAAGAACCATGAAAGCGACAGCTGAGGTGATCCGAAATGAGCAAAATCAGGCTGTTAAAGTCATTGGTGTTAACTATGATATCACTGAAAAAGTAACTGCCATGAAAACCATGATTAAGGCTAAGCAAGAGGCGGAAAACGCAGCCAAAGCTAAAAGTGATTTTCTTGCCAATATGAGTCATGAGATCCGGACGCCGATGAACGCCATATTGGGTGGGCTGCAATTGCTTCATCAAGCCAGGTTGGAACCTGATTTAAAAGTTATTTTGGATAATGCGGCCTTTTCGGCTCAAAGCTTGCTGACTATTATCAATGATATTCTGGATTATTCTAAAATTGAGTCTAATCAGTTAACGCTGGAGCAGGTGCCCTTTTCGCTGATTGATGTGTTGGATTCAGTGAAGTATGACCTGGATAGTATAGTAAGTAAAAAAGGCATTGAATTGATTGTGACCATTGAGCCGTCATTTACAGACGGCTGGCTGGGCGATCTCGTCAGAGTCAAACAGATATTGCTCAACCTTATCTCTAATGCGGTGAAATTTACGGATCAGGGTTGTGTTAAAGTGGTTGTGAGCTGCACAGAGCAGAATAACCAACAGGCGCTATGTATTGATGTGATTGATTCGGGCATAGGGATGAGCTTAGAAGCTCAGCAGCGGATTTTTGAGCGTTTCTCTCAGGCGGATAGTTCAACTACACGAAAATATGGTGGAACAGGTTTAGGGATGTCTATTACGCTAAGCCTTGTTAAGTTAATGAATGGCTCGTTGGATTTAATCAGCAAAGTGGGAGAGGGCACCCAAATTAAGGTTGTATTACCACTGACGAAAACAGCGCTTAAATCGAGTGACCAAAAAAGTGAATCGCTATCGCCACCAGATTTAATGGGGAAACACATTTTAGTTGCCGAGGACAATAAGATTAACCAAATGTTGATTAAGGCAATTTTAAAAAGTACACAGGCAACACTGACAATTGTCGAAAACGGCACTCAGGCTGTTGACGCGGTACTGCATACTCGCTTTGACTTAATACTGATGGATATTCACATGCCAGAAATGGATGGCAACGAAGCGCAGCGTCAAATTAGCAAGAGTCATGCGGACATTCCTGTTATTGCACTGACTGCGAATGTGATGACAGAAGATGTGAAAGGGTATTTGGCACAGGGATTTGTGGCGCATGTTGGCAAGCCGATAGATATCAATAATCTATATCAGGTATTAGCGCGTTTTTCGACCTCTTCAGAGCCGTGA
- a CDS encoding valine--tRNA ligase, producing MDKTYNPQDIEQSLYQGWEENGYFKPSGQGDAYSIMIPPPNVTGSLHMGHAFQDTIMDTLIRYQRMQGKNTLWQVGTDHAGIATQMVVERKLAAEESKTRHDLGREEFINRIWQWKNESGGTITKQLRRLGASVDWDRERFTMDDGLSEAVKEVFVRLYKDDLIYRGKRLVNWDPKLHTAISDLEVENKDKQGHMWNLRYPLADGVKTKDGKDYIVVATTRPETMLGDTGVAVNPDDERYQDLIGKEILLPIVNRRIPIVADEHADMEKGTGCVKITPAHDFNDNEVGKRHKLPMINVFNKDAAILSEGETFTFDGKPLELDAPLPERFHGLDRFDARKLIVDEFEQAGLLEKIDDHSLTVPYGDRSGVVIEPLLTDQWYVRVAPLAEPAIKAVEDGDIQFVPKQYENMYFSWMRDIQDWCISRQLWWGHRIPAWYDNEGNVYVGRDEAEVRRDNNLADDVVLSQDDDVLDTWFSSALWTFSTQGWPENTDDLKMFHPSDTLVTGFDIIFFWVARMIMMTLHFVKDDQGKPQVPFKTVYVTGLIRDENGDKMSKSKGNVLDPLDMIDGIDLESLVQKRTGNMMQPQLAAKIEKNTRKTFADGIEAHGTDALRFTLAAMASTGRDINWDMNRLEGYRNFCNKLWNASRYVLMNTEEQDCGFNGGEMQVSLADRWILGQFQNTVKTFTEHLDNYRFDLAANTIYEFTWNQFCDWYLELTKPILFKGNETQQRGTRHTLITVLEGLLRLMHPLMPYITETIWQRVAPLAGIEANTIMLQRFPQFDAEQVDTQAMEDLEWVKQFILAIRNIRGEMDISPSKPLSVLLANVSEQDQRRLDDNQAFLSSLAKLEDIKVLASKDDAPASATAFIGDLEIMIPMAGLIDVEAEMARIAKQLEKAEKGLAQVEKKLANEKFVNNAPAAVLDKEKAKLAEYSDAKAKLLEQKAKIESL from the coding sequence ATGGATAAAACCTATAATCCGCAAGATATCGAACAGTCTTTGTACCAAGGCTGGGAAGAGAATGGCTACTTTAAGCCATCAGGTCAGGGCGATGCCTATTCGATCATGATCCCACCACCGAATGTCACGGGTAGCCTACACATGGGCCACGCCTTCCAGGACACCATCATGGACACCCTGATCCGCTACCAGCGTATGCAGGGCAAAAATACTTTATGGCAGGTGGGAACAGACCACGCAGGTATCGCAACCCAAATGGTTGTTGAGCGTAAGCTGGCCGCTGAAGAAAGCAAAACCCGTCACGACCTGGGCCGCGAAGAGTTTATCAACCGTATCTGGCAGTGGAAAAACGAGTCAGGTGGCACCATCACCAAGCAGCTTCGTCGCCTGGGGGCATCGGTAGACTGGGATCGTGAGCGCTTTACTATGGACGACGGCCTGTCTGAAGCGGTGAAAGAAGTCTTTGTTCGTTTATATAAAGATGACCTGATCTACCGCGGTAAGCGCCTGGTTAACTGGGATCCGAAACTACACACCGCAATTTCTGATCTGGAAGTAGAAAACAAAGACAAGCAGGGCCACATGTGGAACCTGCGTTATCCGCTAGCTGATGGTGTTAAAACCAAAGACGGCAAAGACTACATTGTAGTAGCAACAACACGTCCCGAAACCATGCTGGGCGACACAGGTGTAGCAGTCAACCCGGATGATGAGCGTTATCAGGACCTGATCGGCAAAGAGATCTTATTGCCAATCGTCAACCGTCGTATCCCAATCGTTGCCGATGAACACGCGGACATGGAAAAAGGCACTGGCTGTGTGAAGATCACACCTGCGCACGACTTCAACGATAACGAAGTCGGTAAGCGCCATAAGCTGCCCATGATCAACGTCTTCAACAAAGATGCAGCGATTTTAAGTGAAGGCGAAACCTTCACCTTTGATGGCAAGCCACTGGAGCTGGATGCACCATTGCCTGAGCGCTTTCATGGTCTTGACCGTTTCGATGCCCGCAAACTGATTGTTGATGAGTTTGAACAAGCTGGCCTGCTGGAAAAAATCGACGACCACAGCCTGACTGTCCCTTACGGTGACCGCTCTGGTGTAGTCATCGAGCCACTTTTGACTGACCAATGGTATGTACGCGTTGCACCACTGGCTGAGCCGGCAATCAAAGCCGTAGAAGATGGTGATATCCAGTTCGTGCCTAAACAGTACGAAAACATGTACTTCTCCTGGATGCGCGATATTCAGGACTGGTGTATTTCTCGTCAGCTATGGTGGGGACACCGCATCCCGGCCTGGTACGACAACGAAGGCAACGTATACGTTGGTCGCGATGAAGCCGAAGTACGCCGCGACAACAACCTCGCAGACGACGTCGTTCTGAGCCAGGACGATGATGTACTGGATACCTGGTTCTCTTCTGCACTGTGGACCTTCTCAACCCAAGGCTGGCCAGAAAATACTGACGATCTGAAGATGTTCCACCCGTCAGACACGCTGGTGACAGGTTTCGACATCATTTTCTTCTGGGTTGCCCGTATGATCATGATGACACTGCACTTTGTGAAAGACGATCAAGGCAAACCTCAGGTGCCATTTAAAACCGTTTACGTGACCGGTCTGATCCGTGACGAAAATGGCGACAAGATGTCTAAGTCAAAAGGTAATGTACTGGATCCGCTGGACATGATCGATGGTATCGATCTGGAAAGCCTGGTTCAGAAACGTACCGGCAACATGATGCAGCCACAGCTGGCCGCAAAGATTGAGAAGAATACCCGTAAGACTTTTGCTGATGGTATTGAAGCACACGGCACCGATGCGCTGCGTTTTACCCTGGCTGCGATGGCCTCAACCGGTCGTGATATCAACTGGGATATGAACCGCCTGGAAGGGTATCGTAACTTCTGCAACAAGTTGTGGAACGCCAGCCGTTACGTACTGATGAACACCGAAGAGCAGGATTGTGGTTTCAACGGTGGCGAGATGCAGGTTTCTCTGGCAGATCGCTGGATTTTGGGTCAGTTTCAGAACACAGTGAAAACCTTCACTGAGCACCTGGACAACTACCGCTTTGACCTGGCCGCGAACACCATTTACGAGTTCACCTGGAACCAGTTCTGTGACTGGTACCTGGAGTTGACTAAGCCAATTCTGTTCAAGGGCAACGAAACCCAGCAACGTGGCACACGTCACACCCTGATCACAGTTCTGGAAGGCCTGCTGCGTCTGATGCACCCGCTGATGCCTTACATCACGGAAACCATCTGGCAGCGTGTTGCACCACTGGCCGGTATCGAAGCAAATACCATCATGCTGCAGCGCTTCCCGCAGTTTGATGCCGAGCAAGTAGATACACAAGCAATGGAAGATCTAGAGTGGGTTAAACAGTTCATTCTGGCTATCCGTAACATTCGCGGTGAGATGGACATCAGTCCAAGCAAACCACTTAGCGTTTTGTTGGCCAATGTGTCTGAACAGGATCAACGCCGTCTTGACGACAACCAGGCGTTCCTGAGCTCACTGGCTAAACTGGAAGACATCAAGGTACTGGCAAGCAAAGACGATGCCCCGGCATCCGCTACCGCCTTTATTGGCGACCTTGAGATCATGATCCCTATGGCGGGTCTGATTGATGTCGAAGCCGAAATGGCCCGTATCGCCAAACAGCTGGAAAAAGCGGAAAAAGGCCTGGCACAAGTTGAGAAAAAGCTGGCAAACGAGAAGTTCGTCAACAACGCCCCTGCTGCGGTACTCGATAAAGAAAAGGCCAAACTGGCCGAGTACAGCGACGCCAAAGCGAAGCTACTTGAGCAAAAAGCCAAAATCGAAAGCCTGTAA
- a CDS encoding DNA polymerase III subunit chi — protein MTINARFFVLKQDNEPGKPVPAHFDLAARSAAKLYRAGQRVFIYVDSVEDAHAVDEHLWCFEADSFVPHNLQGEGPKGGAPVEIGQMPPVGRRTILINLAQQLPDFVRRFDKIYDFVPVESNAKHAARQRFMQLRQLGAEISTKEIDN, from the coding sequence ATGACCATCAACGCACGCTTTTTTGTATTAAAGCAGGACAATGAGCCGGGCAAACCAGTGCCGGCTCATTTTGATCTCGCCGCACGCAGCGCCGCAAAGCTGTACCGCGCCGGACAACGTGTCTTTATTTACGTAGACAGCGTTGAAGATGCCCATGCGGTTGACGAGCACTTGTGGTGTTTTGAGGCCGACAGCTTTGTGCCTCACAACCTGCAAGGCGAAGGCCCCAAAGGGGGCGCACCGGTCGAGATCGGCCAGATGCCACCTGTTGGCAGACGCACCATTTTGATTAATCTGGCACAACAGCTGCCGGATTTTGTGCGCCGATTCGACAAGATCTACGATTTTGTGCCGGTTGAAAGCAATGCCAAACACGCGGCACGCCAGCGGTTCATGCAACTGCGTCAGCTCGGCGCTGAAATTTCAACCAAAGAAATTGACAACTAA
- the pepA gene encoding leucyl aminopeptidase, producing MEFSVKSGSPEKQRSACIVVGVYEPRRLSPVGEQLDKISEGYISNLLRRGDLEGKPGQVLLLHHVPNVLSERVLLVGCGKERELDDKQYKQIIAKTISTLNDTGSMEAVCFLTEQHVKGRDTYWKVRQAVETTQDSLYTFNQLKSKKSEARRPLRKIVFNVPTRRELPIGESAIEHGLAIAAGATLCKDVANMPPNICNPRYLGEQAQALADEFDNVTVNLVGEKEMEELGMHSYLAVGRGSDNESVMSVIHYNGAPQKQAPTVFVGKGLTFDSGGISIKPGEGMDEMKYDMGGAAGVLGLMRAVVQMQLPLNVIGVLAGCENMPSSNAYRPGDILTTMSGQTVEVLNTDAEGRLVLCDALTYVEAFEPEVVVDVATLTGACIIALGHHATGLLSNHNPLAHDLLKASEQSGDRAWQLPLWDDYQEQLKSPFADFTNLGGRPAGTITAACFLSKFTKKYNWAHLDIAGTAWRSGANKGATGRPVPMLMQYLLNRVDVTEQPQD from the coding sequence ATGGAATTCAGCGTAAAAAGTGGTAGCCCAGAAAAACAACGCAGTGCGTGTATTGTTGTCGGCGTATACGAACCACGCCGCCTTTCACCCGTCGGGGAGCAGCTGGATAAAATCAGCGAAGGGTATATTTCTAACCTGCTGCGCCGCGGAGACCTAGAAGGTAAACCAGGCCAGGTGCTTTTACTTCACCATGTACCAAACGTATTGAGTGAACGTGTGCTACTTGTGGGCTGTGGTAAAGAGCGTGAGCTAGACGACAAACAATACAAACAGATCATCGCCAAAACCATCAGCACCTTAAATGACACAGGTTCAATGGAAGCCGTTTGCTTCCTGACTGAGCAACACGTTAAAGGACGCGATACTTACTGGAAAGTTCGCCAGGCAGTAGAAACCACTCAGGACAGCCTATACACCTTTAACCAACTGAAAAGCAAAAAGAGCGAAGCTCGTCGTCCACTACGTAAAATTGTTTTCAACGTACCAACACGCCGTGAATTGCCGATTGGCGAGAGCGCCATCGAACATGGACTGGCCATCGCAGCCGGTGCTACTTTGTGTAAAGACGTGGCAAACATGCCACCAAATATCTGCAATCCACGCTACTTAGGTGAGCAGGCTCAGGCATTAGCCGATGAATTCGACAACGTCACGGTTAACCTGGTTGGCGAGAAAGAAATGGAAGAGCTGGGTATGCACTCATATCTGGCAGTTGGTCGCGGTAGTGACAATGAATCCGTGATGTCGGTGATCCACTATAACGGTGCCCCGCAAAAGCAAGCGCCTACCGTGTTCGTCGGTAAAGGTCTGACATTTGATTCGGGCGGTATTTCTATCAAGCCAGGCGAAGGCATGGACGAGATGAAATACGACATGGGTGGCGCCGCCGGCGTACTGGGCCTGATGCGCGCCGTCGTGCAAATGCAGCTGCCGCTGAACGTCATCGGCGTGCTGGCTGGCTGTGAAAACATGCCAAGTAGCAATGCTTATCGCCCGGGTGACATCCTGACCACTATGTCTGGTCAGACGGTTGAAGTACTCAATACCGACGCAGAAGGCAGACTGGTCCTGTGTGATGCATTAACCTATGTTGAAGCGTTTGAGCCAGAAGTAGTCGTCGACGTGGCAACCCTGACGGGTGCGTGTATTATCGCCCTGGGCCATCATGCAACCGGTTTGTTGTCGAACCACAACCCTCTGGCGCATGACTTACTTAAAGCGTCTGAGCAAAGTGGTGACCGCGCATGGCAACTCCCTTTGTGGGATGACTATCAGGAACAACTGAAGAGCCCGTTTGCCGACTTCACCAACCTGGGTGGCCGCCCTGCCGGGACGATTACCGCCGCCTGCTTCTTGTCTAAATTCACCAAGAAGTACAACTGGGCACACCTGGACATCGCAGGGACAGCTTGGCGCAGTGGTGCCAACAAAGGTGCAACTGGTCGTCCGGTCCCTATGTTAATGCAATACCTGCTTAACCGCGTAGACGTGACTGAGCAACCTCAGGACTAA
- the lptF gene encoding LPS export ABC transporter permease LptF, whose product MLIFRYLTAEILKSQVAVFMTLMTIFISQKFVRILAEASGGSIPGKLVMSFLALNLPKLAVYILPLSLFLGIILAYSRVYADSEMTVLKACGVSEWYVVRVTLVSSFVIALMAAVLSLYLAPWAGEKENQLREQANAESGLSQIRAGRFQQTGNEKAVVFVHNTSDQGKELNRVFVAQLPDRDSNQAARIVFAQNGRVVEEGTGEQQLVLSEGKRFETDGFSQALNKTEFSSYQVQIREQEIEQRRRKLEDLPSSSLLQMGTPEAIAQFQLRLSVPISIILLTLLAVPLSVVNPRQGKFAKLVPAICIYLGYFIMLNAGKYLVAEGKVPTSVGLWWIHLCVLFIGAYLIAKGRPFGVWVRAMLLKREPQQ is encoded by the coding sequence TTGCTTATTTTTCGATATCTGACTGCTGAGATATTAAAATCTCAGGTCGCCGTTTTTATGACCCTTATGACCATCTTCATCTCGCAGAAGTTTGTCCGGATCCTGGCTGAGGCCTCAGGTGGCAGCATTCCGGGAAAACTTGTTATGTCTTTTCTGGCCCTAAACTTACCTAAACTGGCGGTGTATATCCTGCCATTAAGCTTATTTTTGGGCATTATCCTCGCTTATAGTCGGGTCTATGCTGACAGTGAAATGACGGTACTGAAGGCGTGCGGCGTTAGTGAGTGGTATGTCGTGCGCGTGACTTTGGTCTCCAGTTTTGTGATTGCTTTGATGGCCGCGGTGCTGAGCTTATATCTGGCGCCCTGGGCAGGTGAAAAAGAAAATCAGCTTCGCGAACAAGCTAATGCAGAATCCGGGCTCAGCCAGATCCGGGCCGGGCGGTTCCAGCAAACGGGCAATGAAAAGGCGGTGGTGTTTGTCCACAACACCAGTGATCAGGGCAAAGAGCTAAATCGTGTGTTTGTTGCTCAGTTACCCGATCGCGATTCAAATCAGGCTGCACGTATCGTGTTTGCTCAGAATGGTCGGGTCGTTGAAGAAGGAACCGGTGAGCAACAGCTGGTGCTCAGTGAGGGGAAACGATTCGAAACTGACGGTTTCAGTCAGGCGCTGAACAAAACTGAGTTTAGCAGCTATCAGGTGCAGATCCGTGAGCAGGAAATTGAACAGCGACGTCGTAAGCTTGAAGACTTGCCTTCGTCCAGCCTGCTGCAAATGGGCACACCTGAAGCCATTGCCCAGTTCCAGCTACGTTTATCTGTGCCAATTTCTATTATTTTGCTGACCTTACTGGCAGTTCCACTGAGTGTCGTGAATCCCAGACAGGGTAAGTTTGCCAAACTGGTTCCGGCGATTTGTATCTATCTGGGTTACTTTATCATGCTCAATGCGGGTAAATATCTGGTTGCCGAAGGTAAGGTACCGACCTCGGTTGGCTTATGGTGGATCCACTTGTGTGTGTTATTTATTGGTGCTTACCTGATAGCCAAAGGCCGGCCTTTTGGTGTCTGGGTGCGCGCTATGTTGTTAAAACGGGAGCCACAGCAATGA
- the lptG gene encoding LPS export ABC transporter permease LptG — MMKTLDWYLGRSILQTTGFALLVFVGINTLIKFIEQLRSVGRGTYDVMDALLFTLYSMPSDIVVFFPMAALIGGLTGLGALASSSELVVMQAAGMSRLQIIGSVMKSAIVLALCMMALGEWGAPQAEQTAKQLRNQAINGGEVFEAQQGVWAKDGSNFINIANIEKSGNLQNINIYHFDDDLNLLKITRAKSGTATDDGWQLKAIEEVIIEEQQISTQYAQTLNYASQLTLDRLDVASVEPDALSFSGLWSYLQYLKQNEQDTSNYELALWRKVMQPVTIAVMLLVALSFIFGPLRSVSMGARIIMGVITGLIFHLSNEIFGPIVMVYQIPPVVGAVMPSVLFTATAFYLLNRQRG; from the coding sequence ATGATGAAAACCCTGGATTGGTATCTCGGGCGCAGCATTTTACAAACCACGGGCTTTGCCTTATTGGTGTTTGTGGGCATCAATACCTTAATCAAATTTATTGAGCAGTTACGCTCTGTGGGTCGTGGTACCTATGACGTTATGGATGCGTTGTTGTTCACGCTGTACAGCATGCCCAGTGATATTGTGGTGTTCTTTCCAATGGCGGCGCTGATTGGTGGCCTGACCGGGCTCGGGGCTTTGGCTTCGAGCAGTGAACTGGTGGTGATGCAGGCTGCGGGGATGTCTCGATTACAGATCATCGGGTCGGTGATGAAATCGGCAATTGTATTGGCGCTATGCATGATGGCATTGGGCGAGTGGGGCGCGCCACAGGCAGAACAAACGGCCAAACAACTGCGTAATCAGGCAATTAATGGTGGTGAGGTGTTTGAGGCGCAGCAGGGCGTGTGGGCCAAAGATGGCAGTAATTTCATTAATATTGCCAACATCGAAAAGTCCGGCAATCTGCAAAATATCAATATTTATCACTTCGATGATGATCTCAATTTGCTGAAAATCACCCGTGCTAAGTCTGGTACTGCGACTGATGACGGTTGGCAGCTTAAAGCCATCGAGGAAGTGATCATTGAAGAGCAACAGATCAGTACGCAATACGCTCAGACACTCAATTATGCATCACAGCTGACGCTGGACCGACTGGACGTGGCTTCGGTAGAACCAGACGCATTGTCTTTCTCTGGCTTGTGGTCGTATTTACAGTATCTGAAGCAAAATGAGCAGGACACCAGTAACTATGAACTGGCGCTGTGGCGTAAAGTGATGCAACCGGTGACGATTGCGGTGATGTTGCTGGTAGCCTTGTCTTTTATCTTTGGGCCACTGCGTTCAGTGAGTATGGGTGCGCGTATAATTATGGGGGTGATCACCGGGCTTATCTTCCACCTGAGTAACGAGATTTTCGGTCCAATCGTTATGGTGTATCAGATCCCGCCGGTCGTAGGGGCTGTGATGCCCAGCGTCTTATTTACCGCAACAGCGTTTTATCTTCTTAACCGTCAACGCGGGTAA
- a CDS encoding RDD family protein, which yields MASFPRAGLTRRLASLIYDGLVVIAFAMLSMVVFLLIVEGFISLGWISQGNHEDVSALIQATPLLSFFRGFVLIVVSVLFFAYFWVKSGQTIGMRAWRLKVQTPDGKLLSWPRASARALCALLGLGNLLVLIDFKHKRALQDMICGTEVVVLSKEENKRIYDSLD from the coding sequence ATGGCTTCGTTTCCCCGTGCGGGCTTAACCCGTCGTCTTGCATCTCTGATCTATGATGGTCTGGTCGTGATTGCATTTGCAATGCTTTCTATGGTGGTTTTTTTATTGATAGTTGAAGGCTTTATCTCTTTGGGCTGGATCTCTCAAGGAAACCATGAAGACGTGTCAGCGCTGATCCAGGCCACTCCCCTGTTGTCATTTTTCCGCGGATTTGTATTAATTGTCGTATCAGTGCTGTTTTTTGCTTACTTTTGGGTTAAAAGCGGTCAGACCATCGGCATGCGCGCCTGGCGGCTAAAAGTACAAACGCCAGATGGCAAGTTGCTCAGCTGGCCAAGAGCCAGTGCACGGGCCTTATGTGCGTTACTTGGGCTGGGCAATCTGCTGGTACTTATCGACTTTAAACACAAACGCGCACTACAAGATATGATTTGTGGCACTGAAGTGGTGGTGTTGAGCAAAGAAGAGAACAAACGCATTTATGACAGCCTGGATTAA
- a CDS encoding helix-turn-helix domain-containing protein, whose product MRKNAGISQELMARKLECDRKTISNYELGVSDIKSKQLFLWFMHCKIDTRTLLNQIRLISSNMNSTNESKLQDDEK is encoded by the coding sequence ATGAGGAAAAATGCAGGAATATCTCAAGAGCTAATGGCGCGGAAGTTAGAGTGTGATCGTAAAACAATTAGTAACTATGAACTGGGTGTAAGCGATATCAAGTCAAAGCAACTTTTTCTGTGGTTTATGCACTGTAAAATAGATACTAGAACTTTACTCAATCAGATCCGACTGATTAGTAGCAACATGAATAGCACTAATGAGTCAAAGTTACAGGATGACGAAAAATGA
- a CDS encoding DUF6746 family protein encodes MRTLIVLLMAAVLSTTVQASDESGEKSIQHLKVADVTSIEDARKIFIEKTSEIRSKRDLDEAELQQIHVITYTLEKSVEFFTFNLIGDNKKLADDLAVVVENIHLNSERNRKEQTKKHLNQYFVLADRLIASF; translated from the coding sequence ATGAGAACTTTAATTGTATTACTAATGGCTGCTGTTCTTTCAACAACGGTACAAGCCAGTGATGAATCAGGCGAAAAATCTATTCAACACCTTAAAGTTGCAGACGTGACTTCCATCGAAGATGCAAGAAAGATTTTCATTGAAAAAACCTCAGAAATTAGAAGTAAACGAGATCTGGATGAGGCTGAACTACAGCAGATCCACGTGATCACGTATACGCTTGAGAAAAGCGTTGAATTTTTCACATTCAACCTCATCGGCGACAACAAAAAGCTCGCAGATGATCTTGCGGTTGTGGTTGAAAACATCCACCTTAATTCAGAAAGAAACCGTAAAGAGCAGACTAAAAAGCACCTTAATCAATATTTTGTGTTAGCAGACAGACTGATTGCGAGTTTTTAA